The following is a genomic window from Niabella soli DSM 19437.
TCGTTGCAAACACTCCCACCGCAACCAATAGGATTGCTACTAAAGGCAGGAACCATTTTAATTTAGTCATGTGCTTCGTTTTAAAATTTGTTTGTAAAAAGATTTGAACAAGCTCGTTTTACTGCGCAGTAAGTAAAAGCCGGTTGCCGCGGCATTTATTTTTATGCCATGGCAGGTTTAGGAAAGGATGCCTACTTTTTTATACAGGTTTTCAGCGATGCCTGATGGTTAATAAACTCATCACAAAGATGTACTGTAGAAGTCCCGGAAACAATATCAGATATAGTATATCTAAACCAGTATTGTTTGGTAACGATCTGTTCCGTACAGTTGCTGTTATGGGGTATAAATTCCATGCAGCACAGCAAACATGCTTAGCGAAACATTGTTGTTAGTACCGGTTTTATCCATGAGGTTTTGGCGGTACTTTTGTATAGTGTTGCAGGAAAGGCCCAGTTCTGCTGCAATTTGCGGGCTCTTTTTCCCCTGGCAGACACCCAGCAGCACTTCCTTTTCATGAGCGGCAAAAAAGCCGGGCGACAAAACCGGTAACCTGTTTTTAATAACGCCATTCCGCACCATTTCCTGCAGTTTAATAGTAATGGCGCTACAGAAGAAAGAAGAATTGGTCATTATGGTGTTAATGGCCAGCTCAAGGTTGTCGCCCGATTCGTCTTTTAAAATATAGCCGCTAGCGCCCGCGCTTACCATATCCATAATAAGCCCGTAATCCTGGTATTGACTTAAGGCCAGTACTTTTATATGCGGGTATATTTCTTTGATGATGCGGGTAGCCTCAATACCATCCATTTCCGGCATGCGGATATCTGTAATAATTACATCAGGTTCCAGTTTGCCGGTTAGCTCTACCAGCTCACGGCCGTTTTGGGCATTGCCGCAAATGGTAAGCGCCGGGCGGCCCTGTAAGCCAACAAAAAGGGCTTCGCGGCAGTGTGGCTGATCATCGGCTATCAGGATCCTGTAGGGTTTTGCTGGGGGCATTGTATAAGATTTTAAGGTTAACGAAAGGGTACTTGCAATTGAAAATGGATCCCTTTTTCTTTTACCAGTTCCAGGCAGCCGCCCATTAGCAAAGCGCGATGTTGCAGGCTTTTCATACCCAGGCCCTGGCCGTTATCAACAAACAAGGAACCTGGGCTTTTCTGCCCGTAAGTAAAATACAACATCGCTCCCTGCTGCTTTAGGCTGACGTGCACTTCATCTGCTTCCCCATGTTTAATGGTGTTTTGCACCAACTCCTGTAACATGCGGTAAAGCGAAAGAATCATATCCGGAGGTATGTTCGTGATAACTCCATAATGAAACCGGAACCGGGTGCGGCTTACCATGCGGTACTGATTTATAAAAATCCGGATGCTATTTTCCAAGCCCTGCTGCAATACACGTTCATCGTCCAGGTTATGGATCACGTCCCGCAGACGCGTGCTCAGTAGATTAAGGTTTTTATAAACACTGTTCAGTAGTAACGGGGTATCGCCCCGGTTATCACGAACGGCCTCTATTTGCCTTGAGGCCAGGGTTAGCAACGGCGCGCAGTCGTCGTGCAGGTCCATAGCAATCCGGATACGTTCTTCCCAAAGTACTTCCAATTCGTTTTTAATAGCCTGATGCCGGCTGGCGTAATAACGCCGTTGGGTGCGCACTATTAAGATCAAAAAACCGGAGCAAATGATGCCCAGGACAAAAGAGGAGATCAATGCGGGGATAAACAAATCCTGGGAGGTATACATAATACAGCAAATAAATAAATACAATTGACAAGAAAATTAATAGCCGACATAATCCCTGCTATATAATAATGCCAGCTTTCTTTGATCGAAAAATTCCAAACCTGGTATAATTCTGTCAGGAGGGCATACGAAAAATAGATGATGAAAGCCGTACAAATAAGAAAAACGGCATCCCGGTATAGTATATAGTTCACCAGCTTTATGCGGTATCCGGCAATGTAAATGCTGATGATACAAATGAGAGCTGACCGGATTATAATAAACCAGGAAAAATATTGTTCCAGACTACCTTTGCAATACCATTCAGTCAGCCAAACCAATACGAGCAATATTAATAGGATTCGAAAAACCACAGTTTGTTTCCATTGGTAAAACTGCCAAAGGGTGCAAGCTGCCAACCAGAGCGCATAAATATTGTAGCCGGTAATGTTATTGCCGTGGATTTTGATAAGCACAATGCTCACGACTTCATTTACCAGGCCGATAGTAAGCAATGCCAAAAAGGGATAATAAGCTGAAGGGATAGCGGAAAGCCGTGCCCACGCTGTAAAAGCGGGCACGGCAATAAATAAACTCATTGCTGCAATGATCGTAAAACTCAATACAAATCTGTTTTAAGGTTGATTTAACGGGCTTGGATCAGGGCACTGTGGCGGGCAGCGGATGCCGGCATCTACAACCTCTCCATCGTCCAGCGTGCCGGCTGCGGCAGGCAAAATGTCTTTATTGGAAGCGTCGGAACCTACCAGCACGGCATGCAATTTCAGTTCGGTATCCATGCCATAGTAGATGCGCAAAGCCGCGCAACCCGGCTGGGCAAGCAATGCGTCAATAGCCGCCCTGTCAAAGGTTTCACTTAAAGGCAACAAATCCTTGTTTTGAAAATCGGGTGCCAGAATAGTCTCCATGTTCTGACGATAGCGGTATGTCATGGCCGCTGCTTCGGTAAGAGGGATCTCATGTTTCATCGTACAAGCTTTTAGGGTTTAAAAGCACTAAGTTCTACCATGGGAAATTCATTACCTATATCAAAATTGGTATAGGCGCAAATTTTTTGGGTATACTTTTAGGCTGATATAACCAAAGGGCACTGATGTGCGCAATATAGTGATTATAGCCCTACCGGCCGCTCACTCAACCCGATGACAAATGCTGTGACTTGTTTTTGTGAAAATAAAAGTGGACTGATGAATTAGGATTTCTTTGGGTCAATGAAATAGGGGACGATTAAACCATGATCAGGCAGATAAAGGTAATTTAGAATCTTATTACCCAGGCAGGCGCTTCGCCGGTTCAGCCTTGGCTATTCTTATTATCTCAGGTGGCTACTGCGGTTTTGAAAAAGGACTGTTTGAAAAATAATTTTCGAAATTTTTAAAAACAAATTTGGCAGTTTGAAAAAAGCCGTTATCTTTGCAGTCCCAAATCAAACAGTAAGATTCAAAAATGGCTGTCAAGTTCTTCATATACAGATAGTTAGGTAAAAAAATCTTTAAAAAATTTAGAAATAAATTTGGCAGATTAAAATAGAGCGCTTAACTTTGCAATCCCAAATCGAACGACAGGGTTTGAAAACAACAAAAAGTTCTTTAGAAAAAGCTGATAATGACTGTTAGGGTCGATCTGGATCGAATCTAGGTTATCAACAAGAGATCGGGTGAATAATTTTCAAATTTTCAAATTTGCGCATTATCACATTGGTCAAAGTTCTTTGAAAGTATGGAAGCAATAGCACAATCTACATCTCCGCAGTGATGCGGAGAGAACAGAAAGGTAAGTCAAGCGAAAATTAAAATTCGATTTGACACGTTAATTTAAGAACGCTCGACGCGAGTCGAGCGTTACTTTGAAGTTAAACGGTCAGTATCAAAACTCATTTACAACGGAGAGTTTGATCCTGGCTCAGGATGAACGCTAGCGGCAGGCTTAATACATGCAAGTCGAGGGGCAGCGCGGGTAGCAATACCTGGCGGCGACCGGCAAACGGGTGAGGAACACGTACACAACCTTCCTTTAAGTGGAGGATAGCCCAGGGAAACTTGGATTAATACTTCGTAACATGTTGTTGAGGCATCTCAATAATATTATAGTGGCAACACGCTTAAAGACGGGTGTGCGTATGATTAGATAGTTGGTGTGGTAACGGCGCACCAAGTCAACGATCATTAACTGGTGTGAGAGCACGACCAGTCACACGGGCACTGAGACACGGGCCCGACTCCTACGGGAGGCAGCAGTAAGGAATATTGGTCAATGGAGGGAACTCTGAACCAGCCATGCCGCGTGGAGGATGAAGGTCCTCTGGATTGTAAACTTCTTTTATCTGGGGCGAAAAAGGGGCTTTCTAGCTCAACTGACGGTACCAGATGAATAAGCACCGGCTAACTCCGTGCCAGCAGCCGCGGTAATACGGAGGGTGCAAGCGTTATCCGGATTCACTGGGTTTAAAGGGAGCGTAGGTGGGTTGGTAAGTCAGTGGTGAAATCTCCGGGCTTAACTCGGAAACTGCCATTGATACTATCAGTCTTGAATATTGTGGAGGTTAGCGGAATATGTCATGTAGCGGTGAAATGCATAGATATGACATAGAACACCAATTGCGAAGGCAGCTGGCTACACATATATTGACACTGAGGCTCGAAAGCGTGGGGATCAAACAGGATTAGATACCCTGGTAGTCCACGCCCTAAACTATGGATACTCGACATTTGTGATACACAATAAGTGTCTGAGCGAAAGCATTAAGTATCCCACCTGGGAAGTACGATCGCAAGATTGAAACTCAAAGGAATTGGCGGGGGTCCGCACAAGCGGTGGAGCATGTGGTTTAATTCGATGATACGCGAGGAACCTTACCTGGGCTAGAATGCGAGTGCCGTACCGTGAAAGCGGTATTTCTAGCAATAGACACAAAGCAAGGTGCTGCATGGCTGTCGTCAGCTCGTGCCGTGAGGTGTTGGGTTAAGTCCCGCAACGAGCGCAACCCCCATCACTAGTTGCCATCAGGTAACGCTGGGAACTCTAGTGAAACTGCCGTCGTAAGACGCGAGGAAGGAGGGGATGATGTCAAGTCATCATGGCCTTTATGCCCAGGGCTACACACGTGCTACAATGGGAAGGACAAAGGGTTGCCACCTGGTGACAGGGAGCTAATCCCAAAAACCTTCTCTCAGTTCGGATCGCAGTCTGCAACTCGACTGCGTGAAGCTGGAATCGCTAGTAATCGTATATCAGCAATGATACGGTGAATACGTTCCCGGACCTTGCACACACCGCCCGTCAAGCCATGAAAGCCGGGTGTACCTGAAGTCGGTAACCGTAAGGAGCTGCCTAGGGTAAAACTGGTAATTGGGGCTAAGTCGTAACAAGGTAGCCGTATCGGAAGGTGCGGCTGGAATACCTCCTTTTTAGAGCAACACTTACCTGTTGCTATTGCTTCCTGATCTTTCAAACTTATTTATCGATGGACTATGGTCAATGGACCATGGACTACAAAAAAAGTTCTTTACATAAGACCTGATGGCCAATTTGAGAACGGCATCTAAAGCCAACGGCAATTAGCACATTAGCTAATTATCACATTGGCCCATTAGTTAGATAGATCCGTAGCTCAGCCTGGTTAGAGCACTACACTGATAATGTAGGGGTCACCAGT
Proteins encoded in this region:
- a CDS encoding response regulator transcription factor encodes the protein MPPAKPYRILIADDQPHCREALFVGLQGRPALTICGNAQNGRELVELTGKLEPDVIITDIRMPEMDGIEATRIIKEIYPHIKVLALSQYQDYGLIMDMVSAGASGYILKDESGDNLELAINTIMTNSSFFCSAITIKLQEMVRNGVIKNRLPVLSPGFFAAHEKEVLLGVCQGKKSPQIAAELGLSCNTIQKYRQNLMDKTGTNNNVSLSMFAVLHGIYTP
- a CDS encoding sensor histidine kinase, yielding MYTSQDLFIPALISSFVLGIICSGFLILIVRTQRRYYASRHQAIKNELEVLWEERIRIAMDLHDDCAPLLTLASRQIEAVRDNRGDTPLLLNSVYKNLNLLSTRLRDVIHNLDDERVLQQGLENSIRIFINQYRMVSRTRFRFHYGVITNIPPDMILSLYRMLQELVQNTIKHGEADEVHVSLKQQGAMLYFTYGQKSPGSLFVDNGQGLGMKSLQHRALLMGGCLELVKEKGIHFQLQVPFR